The following are from one region of the Petrotoga mobilis SJ95 genome:
- a CDS encoding type II toxin-antitoxin system RelE/ParE family toxin translates to MGEREENLQELSPKQLKEEIIKALENQPFPIFKRSLKNINNRNLLLKILESVLEINYDYTIGEMKTGNLRGIRAYKFIHDSVSYRLSYYVVNDGKIIITYIDIMKREDSYDNLKKYFQSRKSVLKQINEKGI, encoded by the coding sequence ATGGGAGAAAGAGAAGAAAATTTGCAAGAATTATCCCCAAAACAGCTAAAGGAGGAAATAATAAAAGCTCTTGAAAATCAACCCTTCCCAATCTTCAAACGCTCATTGAAAAACATAAACAATAGGAACCTTCTATTAAAAATATTGGAATCAGTCTTGGAAATAAATTATGATTACACAATAGGTGAAATGAAAACAGGAAATTTAAGAGGAATCAGGGCGTACAAATTCATACATGATAGCGTATCTTACCGGTTATCGTATTACGTAGTAAATGATGGGAAAATAATAATAACTTATATAGATATAATGAAAAGAGAAGATAGTTATGATAATTTAAAAAAATACTTTCAATCAAGAAAATCTGTATTAAAACAAATAAATGAAAAAGGGATATAA